From one Streptomyces mobaraensis genomic stretch:
- a CDS encoding 3-keto-5-aminohexanoate cleavage protein: MILQACLNGPRARREHPGLPVTPAELAEAAREAVAAGAVDLHVHPKDATGADTLDPAAVADTVSRVRAAVPGVPIGVTTGAWAVPDPRIRAELVRSWTILPDHASVNWHEDGADLVAAALTERGVAVEAGLFSGTDAVTRFRTSPFAGAALRILAEVMDTGPDAAEATAGALLDELGTNLPAPVLLHGQDGGAWPVLRLALRRGLSARVGLEDVLHLPDGSPATGNAALVRAAAALRVPAAGRGSGSSGVGEPKG, from the coding sequence ATGATCCTGCAAGCGTGTCTCAACGGTCCCCGCGCCCGGCGGGAGCACCCGGGTCTGCCCGTCACCCCCGCCGAACTGGCGGAGGCGGCGCGGGAAGCGGTCGCCGCCGGGGCGGTGGATCTCCATGTACATCCGAAGGACGCCACAGGCGCCGACACCCTCGACCCCGCGGCCGTCGCGGACACCGTGTCGCGGGTACGGGCCGCGGTGCCGGGGGTCCCGATCGGGGTCACCACCGGCGCGTGGGCGGTGCCCGACCCGCGGATACGCGCCGAACTGGTGCGCTCGTGGACCATCCTGCCGGACCACGCGTCCGTCAACTGGCACGAAGACGGCGCCGATCTGGTCGCCGCCGCCCTGACCGAGCGCGGCGTCGCCGTCGAGGCGGGCCTGTTCTCCGGCACGGACGCGGTGACCCGCTTCCGCACCTCCCCCTTCGCGGGCGCGGCGCTGCGCATCCTGGCCGAGGTCATGGACACCGGCCCGGACGCCGCCGAGGCGACGGCCGGTGCCCTGCTGGACGAACTCGGCACCAACCTCCCCGCCCCCGTGCTCCTCCACGGCCAGGACGGCGGCGCCTGGCCCGTCCTCCGGCTGGCCCTGCGCCGGGGCCTGTCGGCCCGCGTCGGACTGGAGGACGTCCTCCACCTCCCGGACGGCTCTCCGGCCACCGGGAACGCGGCGCTCGTACGGGCGGCAGCGGCGCTGCGGGTTCCGGCGGCGGGGCGGGGCTCAGGGAGCTCAGGGGTTGGGGAGCCCAAGGGTTAG
- a CDS encoding cytochrome P450 family protein, which yields MADLLNPADPAFARDPYPYYARLRARGPAARVELANGTHAWLVTGYREARAVLADPRFSNVPPKAAGRPRPDSPARRAQACLARHMLNSDAPDHTRLRRLTTAAFTPRRVDALRPRIARLATGLAGDLAARLERDGTADLVDAFAFPLPVLVIGEVLGVPEADRADLRTWTYRVGSPADALAPGAVDDAWTALHAYFTALIADKRRTPGDDLFSSLVHDAREGGLADRELLAMAFLLLFAGYETTMNLLASATLLLLTHPDELAAARRDTAGRYWDAVTEEVLRHASPLEGTTWRRTTEEVDLGGGAVIPAGASVLVVLAAAGRDPARFPEPDAFRPSRYLPGPERAGAHAAFGHGPHFCLGARLARLEATVALPLLFEALPGLRLAADPALLPYRPGLLVRGPRELPVSR from the coding sequence GTGGCCGATCTCCTGAACCCGGCGGACCCCGCCTTCGCGCGCGACCCCTATCCGTACTACGCCCGGCTGCGCGCCCGCGGCCCCGCGGCGCGCGTGGAACTCGCCAACGGCACGCACGCCTGGCTGGTCACCGGCTACCGGGAGGCCCGGGCCGTCCTGGCCGACCCCCGCTTCTCCAACGTGCCCCCGAAGGCCGCCGGCCGTCCCCGGCCCGACTCGCCCGCGCGCCGCGCCCAGGCATGTCTCGCCCGGCACATGCTCAACTCCGACGCCCCCGACCACACCAGGCTCCGCAGACTGACCACCGCCGCTTTCACCCCGCGCCGCGTCGACGCCCTCCGGCCGCGCATCGCACGGCTGGCCACCGGGCTGGCCGGGGACCTCGCGGCCCGGCTGGAGCGGGACGGCACCGCGGACCTCGTCGACGCGTTCGCCTTCCCGCTGCCCGTCCTCGTCATCGGCGAGGTGCTCGGCGTCCCCGAGGCCGACCGCGCCGACCTGCGCACATGGACGTACCGCGTCGGATCGCCCGCCGACGCGCTCGCCCCCGGCGCGGTGGACGACGCCTGGACCGCCCTCCACGCGTACTTCACCGCACTCATCGCCGACAAGCGGCGCACACCCGGCGACGACCTCTTCAGCTCCCTGGTGCACGACGCCCGGGAGGGTGGTCTGGCGGACCGCGAACTCCTCGCCATGGCCTTCCTGTTGCTGTTCGCGGGTTACGAGACGACCATGAACCTCCTCGCCTCCGCCACCCTGCTGCTGCTCACCCATCCCGACGAGCTCGCGGCCGCCCGGCGGGACACCGCCGGGCGGTACTGGGACGCCGTGACCGAGGAGGTCCTGCGGCACGCCAGCCCGCTGGAGGGGACCACCTGGCGGCGGACGACCGAAGAGGTGGACCTCGGCGGAGGGGCGGTCATACCCGCCGGAGCCTCCGTCCTCGTCGTCCTCGCCGCCGCCGGCCGCGACCCCGCCCGCTTCCCCGAGCCGGACGCCTTCCGTCCGAGCCGGTATCTGCCCGGCCCCGAACGGGCCGGCGCCCACGCCGCGTTCGGCCACGGCCCGCACTTCTGCCTCGGCGCCCGGCTGGCGCGGCTGGAGGCGACGGTCGCCCTGCCACTGCTCTTCGAGGCGCTGCCGGGGCTGCGGCTCGCCGCCGACCCGGCGCTTCTGCCCTACCGGCCGGGACTGTTGGTGCGGGGGCCGCGGGAGCTGCCCGTGTCCCGGTGA
- a CDS encoding alpha/beta fold hydrolase, producing the protein MATDALYPPIEPYDEGMLDVGDGNLVHWEVSGRPDGKPALVVHGGPGSGCSPEARRFFDPDRYRVVLFDQRGCGRSTPHAADPSTDMRHNTTHHLVTDMERLREHLGIDRWTLFGGSWGSTLILAYAERHPERVAEIVITGVTTTRRSEIDWLYRGAARFFPEQWERFRDGVPAADRDGDLVAAYARLMEHPDPAVRERAVRDWCAWEDAVVSAEPDTEPDTEPKAEPNAEPDAESGAAPAPYTGRPSRARRGFVRIAAHYFAHGAWLEEGALLRDAGRLAGIPGVLLHGRFDVAGPLGTAWELARAWPDARLVVVPDAGHLGSETFRSEARAALDRFAAGEGTGR; encoded by the coding sequence ATGGCAACCGACGCCCTCTACCCGCCGATCGAACCGTACGACGAGGGGATGCTCGACGTCGGGGACGGCAACCTCGTCCACTGGGAGGTGTCCGGCAGGCCGGACGGGAAGCCGGCGCTCGTCGTGCACGGCGGGCCGGGGTCCGGCTGCTCGCCGGAGGCCCGCCGGTTCTTCGACCCGGACCGCTACCGCGTCGTCCTGTTCGACCAGCGCGGCTGCGGCCGCAGCACACCGCACGCCGCCGATCCGTCGACCGACATGCGGCACAACACCACCCACCACCTGGTCACCGACATGGAACGGCTGCGCGAGCACCTCGGCATCGACCGGTGGACGCTGTTCGGCGGCTCCTGGGGATCCACGCTCATCCTGGCCTACGCCGAGCGGCACCCGGAGCGGGTCGCGGAGATCGTGATCACCGGGGTCACCACCACCCGCCGTTCGGAGATCGACTGGCTGTACCGGGGCGCCGCCCGCTTCTTCCCCGAGCAGTGGGAGCGCTTCCGGGACGGCGTCCCGGCGGCGGACCGCGACGGGGACCTGGTCGCCGCGTACGCCCGCCTGATGGAGCATCCGGACCCGGCCGTGCGCGAGCGGGCCGTACGCGACTGGTGTGCCTGGGAGGACGCGGTCGTCTCCGCGGAACCCGACACCGAACCCGACACCGAACCCAAGGCTGAACCCAACGCTGAACCCGACGCCGAATCCGGCGCCGCCCCCGCGCCCTACACCGGCCGGCCGTCGAGGGCCCGCCGCGGCTTCGTCCGGATCGCCGCCCATTACTTCGCGCACGGCGCCTGGCTGGAGGAGGGCGCCCTGCTGCGGGACGCGGGCCGGCTGGCGGGGATCCCGGGGGTACTGCTGCACGGCCGGTTCGACGTCGCCGGGCCGTTGGGCACCGCCTGGGAACTGGCCAGGGCGTGGCCGGACGCCCGGCTGGTCGTCGTCCCGGACGCGGGCCACCTGGGCAGCGAGACCTTCCGGTCCGAGGCCCGGGCGGCGCTCGACCGGTTCGCCGCCGGGGAGGGGACGGGGAGGTGA
- a CDS encoding MerR family transcriptional regulator — protein MGLLTIGAFARASRLSPKALRLYDDLGLLPPARVDPATGYRFYAPGQLERARLVAWLRRVGMPLARIRRVCELHDTAPPAAAEEVRAFWSESETAFAARRELAAFLVDHLSWKDHLVMTTPDSTPPRIRCAALSDTGSVRTRNQDTAYAGPRLLAVADGYGEHGERAGAAAVEALKGFEDPGVGDLLNALQEAVERADRAVRDVAAPDGTTGDSATADGATADASAASGTTLTALLLTGSRMALVHIGDSRAYLLRGGEFFQITHDHTLVRAMVEQGALTPEEAASHPQRALLLRALGAGERAVADVRLREVRTGDRYLLCSDGLSAVVPDAAVRRVASAGGDPEGTVRELVALAHASGAPDNVSCVVADVHEAC, from the coding sequence ATGGGACTGCTGACCATCGGGGCGTTCGCCAGGGCGTCCCGGCTCTCGCCGAAGGCGCTCCGCCTGTACGACGACCTCGGCCTGCTGCCCCCGGCCCGCGTCGACCCGGCCACCGGCTACCGCTTCTACGCACCCGGGCAGCTCGAACGGGCCCGGCTCGTGGCGTGGCTGCGGCGCGTCGGCATGCCGCTGGCCCGGATCCGCCGGGTGTGCGAACTCCACGACACGGCGCCGCCCGCGGCGGCCGAGGAGGTCCGCGCCTTCTGGTCCGAGTCCGAGACGGCGTTCGCCGCCCGGCGCGAACTCGCCGCCTTCCTCGTCGACCACCTCTCGTGGAAGGACCACCTTGTGATGACGACGCCCGACAGCACGCCCCCGCGCATCCGCTGCGCGGCCCTCTCCGACACCGGATCCGTCCGGACACGCAACCAGGACACCGCCTACGCCGGCCCCCGCCTCCTCGCCGTCGCGGACGGGTACGGCGAGCACGGCGAACGGGCGGGCGCCGCGGCGGTCGAGGCGCTGAAGGGGTTCGAGGACCCGGGCGTCGGTGACCTGCTCAACGCCCTTCAGGAGGCGGTCGAGCGGGCGGACCGGGCGGTGCGCGACGTCGCGGCGCCGGACGGTACGACGGGGGACAGCGCGACGGCGGACGGCGCGACGGCCGACGCCTCCGCCGCTTCCGGCACCACCCTGACGGCGCTGCTCCTGACCGGCTCCCGCATGGCCCTCGTCCACATCGGTGATTCCCGCGCCTATCTGCTGCGCGGTGGTGAGTTCTTCCAGATCACCCACGACCACACGCTCGTCCGCGCGATGGTCGAACAGGGAGCCCTCACCCCCGAGGAGGCCGCCTCCCATCCGCAACGGGCGCTGCTGCTCCGGGCGCTGGGCGCGGGGGAACGGGCCGTCGCCGACGTCCGTTTGCGCGAAGTGCGGACGGGTGACCGGTACCTGCTGTGCTCCGACGGCCTCTCGGCGGTCGTCCCGGACGCGGCGGTACGACGCGTGGCGTCCGCCGGCGGGGATCCGGAAGGGACCGTTCGCGAACTGGTCGCCCTGGCGCACGCGTCGGGTGCTCCGGACAACGTGAGCTGCGTGGTCGCGGACGTCCACGAGGCATGCTGA
- a CDS encoding uroporphyrinogen-III synthase, giving the protein MGTAVPGAPGEPIGPLTGLTVGVTADRRRDELAALLLRRGASVSVAPALRMVPLADDALLRTATEACLARPVDYVVATTGVGWRGWMSAAEGWGLADSLLTACREAAVLSRGSKTTGALRACGLREDYAPESETMDAVLAWLLARDLHGRHVVVQEHGAPIAGFTDALRARGAHVTALPVYRWGPPEDPDAVRRLAVRTVRREIHALPFTSAPAIEAFLTAAGPGRDDVLAALRQDVVAACIGPLCARPLVAAGVPCAWPDRGRLGSLVRLLTDELPRRHRRELTTPAGPLTIQGTAVLTGDTLLRLPPLPAALLAALAERPGTVLSRAELVRRLWPVAGGGVLGREPEQQQHALRALEATVGRLRGALGAYGGVVGTVTKRGYRLVGAGVER; this is encoded by the coding sequence ATGGGAACAGCCGTGCCGGGAGCGCCCGGTGAGCCGATCGGGCCGCTGACGGGCCTCACGGTGGGGGTCACCGCGGACCGGCGCCGCGACGAACTCGCCGCCCTCCTGCTCCGCCGCGGCGCCTCGGTGAGCGTCGCCCCCGCCCTGCGCATGGTGCCGCTCGCCGACGACGCGCTGCTCCGCACCGCCACCGAGGCGTGCCTCGCCCGCCCGGTCGACTACGTGGTGGCCACCACGGGCGTCGGCTGGCGCGGCTGGATGAGCGCCGCCGAGGGCTGGGGCCTCGCCGATTCCCTGCTCACGGCCTGCCGGGAGGCCGCCGTCCTCAGCCGCGGCTCGAAGACGACGGGGGCGCTGCGCGCCTGCGGACTGCGCGAGGACTACGCACCGGAGTCCGAGACCATGGACGCGGTCCTCGCCTGGCTCCTCGCCCGCGACCTGCACGGACGGCACGTCGTCGTTCAGGAACACGGCGCCCCGATCGCCGGCTTCACCGACGCGCTCCGCGCCCGGGGCGCCCACGTCACCGCACTCCCCGTCTACCGCTGGGGCCCGCCCGAGGACCCCGACGCCGTACGCCGACTCGCCGTCCGGACGGTACGCCGGGAGATCCACGCGCTGCCGTTCACGAGCGCACCGGCGATCGAGGCGTTCCTGACCGCGGCGGGCCCGGGACGGGACGACGTCCTGGCCGCCCTCCGCCAGGACGTGGTGGCCGCCTGCATAGGCCCCCTGTGTGCCCGCCCTCTTGTGGCGGCCGGAGTCCCCTGCGCCTGGCCCGACCGCGGCCGCCTCGGCTCCCTCGTCCGCCTCCTCACCGACGAACTCCCCCGCCGCCACCGCCGCGAACTCACCACCCCGGCGGGGCCCCTGACCATCCAGGGCACCGCCGTCCTGACCGGCGACACCCTCCTCCGCCTCCCGCCCCTGCCTGCGGCCCTGCTCGCCGCTCTGGCCGAACGCCCGGGCACCGTCCTCAGCCGCGCGGAACTGGTGCGACGGCTGTGGCCGGTGGCGGGGGGCGGTGTGCTCGGGCGGGAGCCCGAGCAACAGCAGCACGCGCTGCGGGCGCTGGAGGCGACGGTGGGGCGACTGCGGGGGGCGTTGGGGGCTTATGGGGGTGTGGTGGGGACGGTTACTAAGAGGGGGTATCGGTTGGTGGGGGCGGGGGTTGAGAGGTAG
- a CDS encoding molybdopterin oxidoreductase family protein, with protein sequence MTSAAQPADTHCPYCSLQCGMRLRRIVSPESGGTGPGGGAAVVVEERPDFPVNRGALCGKGRSAAAVLAPGVRLTAPLVRDRRTGRLREAGWDEALDRAAEGLADAAARYGRDAAGVFGGGGLTNEKAYLLGKFARVVLRTANIDYNGRFCMSSAAAAQRAAFGLDRGLPFPLADIARTGCLILVGGNPADTMPPAMRYFRAQQAAGGKLVVVDPRRTRTAETADLHLRPAPGTDLALALGLLHLVVAGGRVDEAFVAARTTGWEQARAAAMAHWPERVERITGVPVAAMRRAVELFCDAPTGMVLTARGGEQHSKGVDTVGAWINLCLATGRAGRPHSGYGCLTGQGNGQGGREHGQKADQLPGYRSITDPAARAHVAAVWDVDPDTLPGPGRSAYELLDTLGTDGGVRALLLMGSNPVVSAPHASHVTERLRALDCLVVCDVVRSETAELADVVLPTAQWAEETGTMTNLEGRVILRSPALAPPPGVRTDLDVLHGLAERLGVEKGFPTEAEEAFEELREASAGGQADYSGIDYARIRAEDGVFWPCPRTGAGRPHHPGTPRLFLDRFATPDGRARFADVSHRPAAEEPDADYPLRLTTGRVLAHYQSGAQTRRTPELDRAAPGPFVEVHPRLAARLGVADGAPLTVTSRRGSVTAPAVVTDRIRPDTVFMPFHWPGPGRANTLTNPALDPVSRMPEFKVCAVRVEAAERGVTEWEATEWEGAW encoded by the coding sequence ATGACCTCAGCAGCACAGCCGGCCGACACCCACTGCCCGTACTGCTCCCTGCAGTGCGGCATGCGGCTGCGCCGTATCGTTTCCCCGGAGTCTGGCGGTACGGGACCGGGCGGCGGTGCCGCCGTCGTGGTGGAGGAGCGGCCGGACTTCCCGGTCAACCGCGGAGCGCTGTGCGGCAAGGGCCGTTCGGCCGCGGCCGTGCTCGCGCCCGGGGTCCGGCTGACCGCGCCGCTGGTCCGCGACCGCCGCACCGGCCGGCTGCGGGAGGCCGGCTGGGACGAGGCGCTGGACCGGGCCGCCGAGGGGCTGGCGGACGCCGCCGCGCGGTACGGCCGCGACGCGGCGGGCGTGTTCGGCGGCGGGGGTCTCACCAATGAGAAGGCGTACCTGCTGGGCAAGTTCGCCCGGGTCGTGCTGCGCACGGCCAACATCGACTACAACGGCCGGTTCTGCATGTCGTCCGCCGCGGCGGCCCAGCGGGCGGCGTTCGGCCTCGACCGGGGGCTGCCGTTCCCGCTCGCGGACATCGCCCGCACCGGCTGCCTGATCCTGGTCGGCGGCAACCCCGCCGACACCATGCCGCCCGCCATGCGCTACTTCCGGGCCCAACAGGCGGCCGGCGGCAAGCTGGTGGTCGTCGATCCGCGCCGCACCCGGACCGCCGAGACCGCCGACCTGCACCTGCGCCCGGCCCCGGGCACAGACCTCGCCCTCGCCCTCGGCCTGCTGCACCTCGTCGTCGCGGGCGGGCGGGTGGACGAGGCGTTCGTCGCCGCCCGGACCACCGGCTGGGAGCAGGCCCGCGCCGCCGCCATGGCGCACTGGCCGGAACGGGTCGAACGCATCACCGGCGTCCCGGTGGCCGCGATGCGCCGGGCCGTGGAGCTGTTCTGCGACGCGCCCACCGGCATGGTCCTCACCGCGCGCGGCGGCGAGCAGCACAGCAAGGGCGTGGACACCGTCGGCGCGTGGATCAACCTGTGCCTGGCGACGGGCCGGGCCGGCCGCCCGCACAGCGGCTACGGCTGCCTGACCGGGCAGGGCAACGGCCAGGGCGGACGCGAACACGGCCAGAAAGCCGACCAGTTGCCCGGCTACCGGTCGATCACCGACCCGGCCGCCCGCGCACACGTCGCCGCCGTGTGGGACGTCGACCCCGACACCCTCCCGGGCCCCGGCCGCTCCGCGTACGAACTCCTCGACACGCTCGGCACCGACGGCGGCGTACGCGCCCTGCTGCTCATGGGGTCCAACCCGGTCGTCTCCGCCCCGCACGCCTCGCATGTCACCGAGCGGCTGCGCGCTCTCGACTGCCTCGTCGTCTGCGACGTCGTCCGGTCCGAGACCGCCGAACTCGCCGACGTCGTCCTGCCGACCGCCCAATGGGCCGAGGAGACCGGCACCATGACCAACCTGGAAGGCCGGGTCATCCTCCGCAGCCCGGCCCTCGCCCCGCCCCCCGGCGTCCGGACCGACCTCGACGTGCTGCACGGGCTCGCCGAACGCCTCGGCGTCGAGAAGGGGTTCCCCACGGAGGCCGAGGAGGCCTTCGAGGAACTGCGGGAGGCGTCCGCCGGCGGCCAGGCCGACTACTCCGGCATCGACTACGCCCGGATCCGGGCCGAGGACGGCGTCTTCTGGCCCTGCCCGCGCACCGGCGCCGGACGGCCCCACCACCCCGGGACCCCGCGGCTGTTCCTCGACCGCTTCGCCACCCCGGACGGCCGCGCCCGCTTCGCCGACGTCTCCCACCGGCCGGCGGCCGAGGAACCGGACGCGGACTACCCGCTGCGTCTGACGACCGGGCGCGTCCTCGCCCACTACCAGAGCGGCGCCCAGACGCGCCGCACCCCGGAGCTCGACCGGGCGGCGCCGGGCCCTTTCGTCGAGGTCCACCCCCGGCTGGCGGCCCGGCTGGGCGTCGCCGACGGCGCCCCGCTGACCGTCACCAGCCGGCGCGGGAGCGTCACCGCCCCCGCCGTCGTCACCGACCGGATCCGGCCCGACACCGTCTTCATGCCCTTCCACTGGCCCGGCCCCGGCCGCGCCAACACCCTCACCAACCCCGCCCTCGATCCCGTCTCCCGCATGCCGGAGTTCAAGGTGTGCGCGGTGCGGGTGGAGGCGGCGGAGCGGGGGGTGACGGAGTGGGAGGCGACGGAGTGGGAGGGGGCGTGGTGA